ACAGAAGGAACCATGGCCCAAGTGCCAAGGAATCTTCCTTACTACCCAAGAGAAGTACAATCAAGAAGTCCTCTGTGACCTCAGGGAATCATGGCCCAAGGGCCAAGAACTGATTGGTATCCTCCCGGAACAAGAGATGATGAAGAAAGGCATGGACAAAGATCAGAGAATAGTGCTTGTCACTTGGGAACTAATTCTTCATGGGAGAAAAGTGTGCAAGAAGGGTGCATGATAGAGCGAGGTTTGTTGTGCCTCCTAAGGTAGAGCCCAATGGGGTATGGCATacagaaaataataaaatgttCCTGCAGCCTCTCACTCGTACCTAAAAAAGAAGAATCTTAAGAGAAAGGCAATGATGAGAAGGGCATAGTCTGGGGGATCCATCCAAAGCAAGAGTAAGTTCGGCAGAAAGGAAACAGAGGATAAAGAGTTGGAGGATGATGATTTACCGTCCGATGAGGAACTGATCAATAAGAAGACAATTAACTTTCAAGAGAACGCCAGTTCAAGGGTACCGACGAAGAAGAGTCTGGTGAGAAGGTAGTGCAACTGAAGAAGGAATTGGTATGAGTATACAAAAGGAACAACATAAGCCAAAGAAGATAAGACTATTGAAGCCTACAATTGAGATGACCAAGCAcatcagatcattgtacataaAAGCACATGTCAATGGTCAACCAATTTCGGGAGTGTCAATCAACAATGGTTCCGTGGTAAACCTTCTGCCCTTAGAGTGTTTCAgaactgggtcaaagaagaggagaatCTTATTCCGACAGAAGTTTCGGTCACCGCATTAACATGTGAAGCCACCAAAACCATCGGAGTGTTCCCTGCAGAGGTTATGGCGGGGAGTAAATCCTTTGTATCTACATTCTTTGTAGTGAATtcttctttgaattttcatgcTTTATTAGGCCCGGATTGGATTCACGAAAATAATTGCATACCATCATCAATGCACTAGTTCTTATTGTTCTGGAATAGTCATGATGTGGAAATTGTACAAACAGATTCTCAATCTTTCCAAGCTAATTCGAGCACCGTTGAAGCAAGGTATTATAATGGTGATTTTGGGCCGATAAAGTTCTATGAAAAGAGGAGGGATGGTCAGTCTAAGTCTGTGTACATGGAAACTTTAGGAAACAGTGAGACATTTGGGAGGATCTTCAAGTCGACGGTCATTGTGCCTCCGAGGCCAATGATACAGCCGATTGTGGAGGAAATAGATGATTGAATTCCATGATAAGAAGATGGAGGCAGCTGCAGCCGCCATCAAGAAAATGCAAGTGCAGCAAATATTAGAAATAGTGAAGGGTAGTTTGGATAGGGAAATTTATGAGTCTGACATAATCTTGGAGGAGGAACCTGAGGAACTGCAAATGGAGGATCTAGCCTTGGCACCATGACAAATGGAGTACCATCACTCAGAGGTACAGGATCCGCTGGAGGAAGTGAATGTAGGAGTCACATAACCCACAAACTGTGTATATGAGTTCCTTGTTAGATGATGAGATAAAGGCTGAGTTGAAAGAAATGTTGAAGTACAAAGACTGTTTTACTTCGGGGTATGAGGATATGCAAGGGCTAAAATTTTATATGATGAAACTACAATCTTGCCTATTTCATCAATGTCTAGAGTCTAAACCAAAAATGATGCCCCCAATTTTTTCTTATCTTACAAATGAAAAAGAACAGGTCATGGTAAAATGGAATGGGAGAAGCTCAATCGAATTGAAGTAAGAAATACATCACTAATACGTTAACATCGTATATTCACcccaaaaacaaatcaaatcatgAAATCATCCATATAAATTTCCTACAATATAAGTTCTGTCACACAATCGCCATTCTAACAATATTCAACGAATCATCCTTCGTACCACAAGAGTTTGTCCCAAAACTATGTTTGATAATTCTAGAGACACAAATGGCAAACGAGACACCCTGAGGACCGAGTGCCATTGAGTGTGCAACGAAGTTGATGAACTCAGAACTCCACAACATAAATTGAACCAAGCAATCCCAAGTTCACAACATTTTGTTCAAACCATTAGCCCTCCAAACTCATCAGGAACGACCACATTACTCGAATTTGAACCCTTCAGaacacctccaccaccaccgcctCGTCCTCGACCCTTTATCCTTCTCAGCTCAGCTGCCACATCCCTGGCATCTGGCCTGTCATCTTTATCAGCCGCCACACATCGGAATGCAAGCTCCGCCACCGAGTTAACTCCCTCCATCGCTTCCCCATCCACAACTAAAACAGGATCCACCACTTGATGCAACAGTCCCATTTGGATTCTTGGCACTGCCATATCAACCAATGTCATCTCCCTCTTCTCCCTCTTTTCATCAACGGCTCTCATCCCAGTTATCAATTCTAACAACACGACTCCAAAGCTATATATATCACTCTTCTCGTTCAACCTGAACGATCTGTAATAATCGGGATCCAGATAACCCGGAGTTCCCTGAGGCCCCGTCCAAACACCTTCTGATGAGTCATTCAAAGACACTGTTGTCTCGGAGCATACTAAAAGTCTTGACAACCCGAAATCCCCCAATTTCACCCTCAAGTCTTTCTCCATAAATATGTTTAACGTGGTTATGTCTCTGTGAACTACAGGGGGCACTACTGCGAAGTGCAAATATTCGATGGCCATGGCCGTTTGAACAGCGATATCTATTCTTGCATTCCATGTTAAGGCCCCTTCTTTGTACATACTCCTCTTTCCATGAAGATGTTCAGCTAGAGTGCCATTAGGTACATAATCATATACCAGGACTAGGCCTCTTGGATCACTGCAATACCCATGAAGTTTAACCAAATTTGGATGTTTAATCGATGACAATATCAAAATCTCATTGCAAAATGACTTTGTGGTGAACCCCTTAACTCCACCGGCTGCGGCTGAGTTTTGCTTGTGGAGGTGCTTTACGGCCACTAATCTACCATCTTGGAGCTGGCCTAAGTATACTGAACCGAATCCTCCATCTCCAATTTTCAGTTTTGGGTCTAAACGATTGGTGGCGGAGTCGAGCTCTTCGTAGGTGAATACAGGCGGAAGTAAACTGGTGGAGCGGTGCCGGCGAAGGAAAATCATGGTGGGATCTTCTTCTGCATTCTTTAGAGCTTTGCTTCTCAACCAGAAAGTCACAATGATCACTGAGAGAGCAATCAATGaacaaataaacaagaaaattatgGACAACATGCCAATCCTTTTCGGGCTTAGCTGTTTGGTTGTTATTTGAGATGGAAAACAAATGAATGGTTTCTTGGGATCGGATGAGTTAAACCCACAGATTCCATTCCGGAGTCTGCACGATTTACATCTCCCAAAGTAAGAATCTCGATCTTCGTCCCACTCTATTTCAATCCCTAATTCCAATATACTGTCCAGAACTCCAAGAACATCGACTTGGCATTCCGGTTGAAAGTCTTCGCGGTGGCTGCCGGAGAAGCCGCCGCAGTCTTGCAAAAGATACAAAGGATCTTTAATAAGCTTGCATTCCCATGAACACTGGCTGCAGTTGGGTAAATTTGGAGGCGGGCATGGTTTCAGAACGGAAAGTCGGGAGCACGAGGAATCCGAGACCCGAAATATTGACCCGGAAAGTGAAATGGATCTATTGAGAGTGGAAATTATTCGGGGGGAAGAGCAACTATTGAGTTGGGGTTTGGGCAGGA
The Primulina tabacum isolate GXHZ01 chromosome 9, ASM2559414v2, whole genome shotgun sequence DNA segment above includes these coding regions:
- the LOC142556795 gene encoding LEAF RUST 10 DISEASE-RESISTANCE LOCUS RECEPTOR-LIKE PROTEIN KINASE-like 1.5, whose translation is MTSSSCLPHSPEYYSKVRMFHFLMPPPSSASSATKPTTFILLVAFLPFLTTVATSQHCSTLPPKTHTLCPPFTSAPPFPFSFSAGCGHPSFQVSCSPPSRATISINKLSFSLLHFEPNSTSLTISPNPLLLPKPQLNSCSSPRIISTLNRSISLSGSIFRVSDSSCSRLSVLKPCPPPNLPNCSQCSWECKLIKDPLYLLQDCGGFSGSHREDFQPECQVDVLGVLDSILELGIEIEWDEDRDSYFGRCKSCRLRNGICGFNSSDPKKPFICFPSQITTKQLSPKRIGMLSIIFLFICSLIALSVIIVTFWLRSKALKNAEEDPTMIFLRRHRSTSLLPPVFTYEELDSATNRLDPKLKIGDGGFGSVYLGQLQDGRLVAVKHLHKQNSAAAGGVKGFTTKSFCNEILILSSIKHPNLVKLHGYCSDPRGLVLVYDYVPNGTLAEHLHGKRSMYKEGALTWNARIDIAVQTAMAIEYLHFAVVPPVVHRDITTLNIFMEKDLRVKLGDFGLSRLLVCSETTVSLNDSSEGVWTGPQGTPGYLDPDYYRSFRLNEKSDIYSFGVVLLELITGMRAVDEKREKREMTLVDMAVPRIQMGLLHQVVDPVLVVDGEAMEGVNSVAELAFRCVAADKDDRPDARDVAAELRRIKGRGRGGGGGGVLKGSNSSNVVVPDEFGGLMV